From Zerene cesonia ecotype Mississippi chromosome 13, Zerene_cesonia_1.1, whole genome shotgun sequence, the proteins below share one genomic window:
- the LOC119831410 gene encoding uncharacterized protein LOC119831410, which produces MFWTPFLIFIFSALAAAIRVPTVNIEDTDTDSSKVDSIERINNKPIYYTSNENSPDGFLIPPIPHKREEVLRAVMATPATFLLPPSSEAMVDYYKPPEATEQNDWYPIAPEQPQNLPQQLIQKSPEFTEIVMGNLRAGKVLVKDTSVLPPTPARGLLPPLENALNFYFDDSVVTEGPLHQELQLKYKKPTALYPKKVVGHFNPVPIPIAQFADNTAEIPKAKPMRTFKPLSGVEGVYLTPPDEKKIYLYKQEEQKRKLKNENEDEKREVTTTEINNEDGRKTRPSEQETSETNNHQPKRDFHLAPVKQAAKRPVYVPANKGERTEFRMHGMNGPHSYQFGFDTGKGKNRQFRYEERDNDGHVRGHYGYVDKLGKMRVVNYDADPQLGFRADPPVVQE; this is translated from the exons ATGTTTTGGACACCTTTTTTG atttttatatttagcgCTCTTGCAGCCGCTATAAGAGTACCTACTGTAAATATTGAAGATACTGACACTGATTCATCTAAAGTGGACTCAAtagaaagaataaataataaaccaatttattatacatcgAATGAAAATTCACCAGATGGCTTTTTGATTCCACCCATTCCACATAAACGTGAGGAAGTTTTGCGTGCAGTTATGGCTACTCCGGCTACATTTTTGTTACCACCCTCCAGTGAGGCAATGGTTGACTACTATAAACCGCCAGAGGCAACTGAACAAAATGATTGGTATCCAATTGCGCCAGAACAACCACAAAATTTACCTCAGCAATTAATCCAAAAATCACCAGAATTTACAGAAATCGTAATGGGTAATTTAAGAGCTGGAAAAGTATTAGTTAAAGATACCAGTGTACTACCACCAACACCTGCAAGAGGTCTATTGCCCCCATTGGAAAATGctctcaatttttattttgatgattctgtTGTAACGGAAGGCCCGTTACATCaagaattacaattaaaatataagaaaccTACAGCGCTCTATCCAAAGAAGGTTGTAGGACATTTTAATCCTGTGCCTATTCCTATTGCGCAATTTGCTGATAATACAGCAGAAATTCCGAAGGCAAAACCTATGAGAACATTTAAACCTCTTTCGGGTGTTGAAGGAGTATATTTAACACCACCAGATGAAAAgaaaatctatctatataaacaGGAGGAACAAAAGCGAAAGTTAAAGAACGAAAATGAAGACGAAAAGAGG GAAGTTACTACCacagaaattaataatgaagatGGAAGAAAAACGAGACCTTCAGAGCAAGAGACTTCAGAAACGAATAACCACCAGCCCAAAC GTGACTTCCACCTCGCTCCAGTGAAACAAGCAGCAAAGCGGCCGGTATATGTTCCTGCAAATAAAGGCGAGAGGACTGAATTTCGAATGCACGGAATGAATGGACCACATAGTTATCAGTTTGGATTTGATACTGGCAAAGG GAAAAATCGGCAGTTCCGTTATGAGGAGCGCGACAACGACGGTCACGTAAGAGGCCACTACGGTTACGTGGATAAACTCGGCAAGATGCGGGTTGTCAACTATGATGCAGATCCGCAGTTAGGATTTAGAGCAGACCCTCCGGTTGTTCAGGAATGA
- the LOC119831411 gene encoding deoxyribose-phosphate aldolase, whose protein sequence is MVQMYSKTLDPSVLNDIYLNKCSIELQIKKILSKNLVIEKENYRKWLIKAVSLIDLTTLSGDDTRSNVTRLCLKAQKPLPNIDPNLKTAAVCVYPNRVIDAYETLQRMGITKEINIASVATGFPSGLYPLATRLQEIKFAVYSGANEIDVVLDRSLVLTGKWDVLYDEVLQMKKECGTAHLKVILGVGELGTYENVYNASMVAMMAGADFIKTSTGKEAVNATLPVGLVMCRAIRNFYQKTNKRVGLKPAGGIKTARDAVNWLVLVQSELGPEWLCKELFRIGASSLLNVIEKELSQ, encoded by the exons ATGGTACAAATGTATTCGAAAACTTTGG ATCCGTCGGTCTTGAAtgacatatatttaaacaagtgTAGCATTGAACTTCAAATCAAAAAGATTCTTTCGAAAAATTTAgttattgaaaaagaaaattaccgAAAATGGCTCATAAAAGCAGTCTCTCTTATAGATTTAACAACACTATCTGGAGATGATACAAGATCTAATGTAACAAGACTTTGCTTAAAA GCACAAAAACCATTACCAAACATAGACCCAAATCTAAAAACTGCGGCTGTATGTGTGTATCCAAACAGAGTTATTGATGCTTATGAGACATTACAAAGAATGGGGATTACAAAGGAAATTAATATTGCTTCTG TTGCAACTGGGTTCCCATCTGGCTTATATCCACTAGCAACAAGACtacaagaaattaaatttgctgTGTATAGTGGAGCAAATGAAATTGATGTAGTGCTGGATAGAAGCTTGGTTCTAACAGGCAAATGGGATGTATTATATGATGAAGTTTTGCAGATGAAAAAGGAATGTGGAACTGCACATTTGAAGGTGATCCTTGGAGTGGGAGAATTAGGAACATATGAGAAT GTTTACAACGCGTCAATGGTTGCAATGATGGCCGGAGCtgattttatcaaaacatcaACTGGGAAGGAAGCTGTTAACGCGACTCTACCTGTTGGTTTGGTGATGTGCAGAGCTATACGAAACTTTTATCAAAAGACCAATAAAAGG GTGGGTTTAAAGCCAGCAGGCGGCATAAAGACAGCAAGAGACGCTGTCAATTGGTTAGTTCTTGTACAAAGTGAACTAGGACCAGAGTGGCTATGCAAAGAGCTCTTCAGGATTGGAGCTTCAAGCTTACTCAATGTTATTGAAAAGGAATTGAGTCAATAA